One stretch of Pontiella desulfatans DNA includes these proteins:
- a CDS encoding alpha-L-fucosidase, whose protein sequence is MKKTFVSILFLFGAVLGMYAKEQVPMPDRSVVYKTVDDVSLKLHIFNPEGHRPSDMHPAIIFFHGGGWNGGGYTQFSGQCDYFSSRGMVAITAEYRTAQKNGTSPQECVKDAKSALRWVRAHAAELGIDPNRLAAGGGSAGGHLAAATAMLDGYNEEGEDTSISCVPSALVLFNPVADNGPGGFGHDRVKAYWEDFSPLHNIHKDAPPTIILTGSKDTAFKPASAKAYKEKMEALGRRCDLRIYEGQPHAFFNRGHSEEMHFQTMLDADQFLVSLGYLHGKAPALHDLMGEESNVVDDNKVIADLAAKMEGGVSEDGLHWRLKLADPLPMPKGGGWFEDAGLGLFMHWGPASAWYGSPWVMRRPAGEGVDGPMAVAKDYYETSMPKFTAAAYDPELWMQAASKAGFKYAVLTSKHHDGYTLWPSDHTDLGTQTYLNGRDLLKPYADAVRNNGMKVGFYYSGVDWWLDRDYMNYSWEKENGWNFEGKSFDATTLEPLPMEIVEQKKQIAFEVMERYRPDLWWWDSGLPVSLEETALKYNPDMLFNNRGNFHHGGEMKGTYPGAHYVTPENFHMVEWESMKKLQALGRKWEVCMNFNHGKGWFYEGRTGDSEKAGGLDGIIFALARVRCWGGNMLLNIKPREDGTLPEANYDAFEKMARWMAWGEVSMFDVEGTHFPEQSNVPITSSRDGKIWYLHARPGESQWQQGAFYTHCEPGKPIRVSNVPEVKSVRLLRTGEPVTYTYENRTLFIPNPDAGPDGLHEVVELKF, encoded by the coding sequence TTTTATTTGGAGCTGTGCTTGGCATGTATGCCAAAGAGCAAGTGCCTATGCCAGACCGGAGTGTGGTGTATAAAACGGTCGACGATGTGTCGTTGAAGCTGCACATTTTTAATCCGGAAGGGCACAGGCCATCGGACATGCATCCGGCGATCATCTTCTTTCATGGCGGGGGCTGGAACGGTGGCGGGTATACGCAGTTTTCCGGACAGTGCGATTATTTTTCCTCGCGGGGCATGGTTGCCATAACGGCGGAATACCGCACGGCTCAGAAAAACGGAACCTCACCGCAGGAATGTGTGAAGGATGCCAAATCCGCACTGCGATGGGTTCGCGCTCATGCAGCCGAACTCGGGATCGATCCCAACCGGCTGGCTGCAGGCGGCGGTTCGGCGGGCGGGCATCTGGCGGCTGCGACTGCGATGCTGGATGGATATAATGAAGAGGGGGAAGATACATCGATCTCTTGTGTTCCGAGCGCCCTCGTACTGTTCAATCCCGTGGCGGATAATGGTCCCGGTGGGTTTGGGCATGATCGGGTGAAGGCCTACTGGGAGGATTTTTCTCCGCTGCATAATATCCACAAAGATGCGCCGCCGACGATTATTCTTACCGGATCGAAGGATACGGCGTTCAAGCCTGCGAGCGCAAAAGCCTACAAAGAAAAGATGGAAGCGTTGGGCCGTCGCTGTGATCTGAGGATTTATGAAGGCCAACCCCATGCATTTTTTAATCGGGGCCATAGTGAGGAAATGCATTTTCAAACTATGTTGGATGCGGATCAGTTTTTGGTTTCGCTCGGCTATCTTCACGGTAAAGCACCGGCTCTTCACGACCTGATGGGTGAAGAATCAAATGTCGTCGATGACAACAAGGTCATCGCGGATTTGGCGGCGAAGATGGAGGGCGGTGTGAGTGAAGACGGCCTGCATTGGCGTCTTAAGCTGGCAGATCCGCTGCCGATGCCAAAGGGCGGCGGCTGGTTTGAGGATGCAGGTCTGGGCTTGTTTATGCATTGGGGGCCGGCCTCCGCGTGGTATGGATCGCCCTGGGTGATGCGCCGTCCGGCCGGTGAAGGGGTTGATGGGCCGATGGCGGTGGCGAAGGACTATTACGAGACTTCGATGCCAAAATTCACCGCAGCTGCCTATGATCCGGAACTCTGGATGCAGGCGGCGAGTAAAGCGGGATTTAAATATGCCGTGCTGACCTCAAAACATCATGACGGCTACACACTCTGGCCGAGCGACCATACCGATCTCGGCACGCAGACCTATTTGAACGGTCGTGATTTACTGAAACCCTATGCCGATGCCGTGCGCAATAATGGTATGAAGGTCGGGTTCTATTATTCCGGTGTGGACTGGTGGCTGGACCGCGATTACATGAACTACAGCTGGGAAAAGGAAAACGGCTGGAATTTTGAAGGAAAGTCTTTTGATGCAACAACCCTCGAACCGCTGCCGATGGAAATCGTTGAGCAGAAGAAACAAATCGCGTTTGAGGTGATGGAGCGGTATCGCCCCGATCTGTGGTGGTGGGATTCCGGCCTGCCGGTCTCGCTGGAAGAAACGGCGCTGAAATATAATCCGGACATGCTCTTTAACAACCGTGGCAATTTTCATCATGGAGGTGAGATGAAGGGGACCTATCCCGGTGCGCACTATGTGACCCCCGAAAATTTCCACATGGTTGAATGGGAGAGCATGAAAAAATTGCAGGCGCTTGGCCGAAAATGGGAAGTCTGCATGAATTTCAATCATGGCAAGGGCTGGTTTTATGAAGGCCGCACCGGAGACAGCGAAAAAGCCGGTGGATTGGATGGAATTATTTTTGCACTGGCCCGCGTGCGCTGCTGGGGAGGTAATATGCTGTTGAACATTAAGCCGCGCGAAGATGGAACCCTTCCGGAGGCCAATTATGATGCTTTTGAAAAAATGGCGCGCTGGATGGCCTGGGGCGAAGTTTCGATGTTTGATGTGGAGGGTACCCATTTCCCGGAACAGTCCAACGTGCCCATCACGTCCTCCAGGGATGGCAAGATCTGGTATCTGCATGCGCGGCCCGGCGAATCACAGTGGCAGCAAGGCGCGTTTTATACCCACTGTGAACCGGGTAAACCCATCCGTGTGAGCAATGTGCCGGAGGTAAAGTCGGTCAGGCTGCTGCGCACCGGGGAGCCGGTGACTTATACCTATGAAAATAGAACCTTGTTTATTCCAAACCCCGATGCCGGTCCCGACGGTCTTCATGAAGTGGTAGAACTTAAGTTCTGA